Proteins co-encoded in one Coregonus clupeaformis isolate EN_2021a chromosome 17, ASM2061545v1, whole genome shotgun sequence genomic window:
- the LOC121585538 gene encoding tuftelin isoform X1 produces the protein MLTDEVSQIQEVRYCLKTLREQMATRQNNNNVQCLHKFPANGYRVSVTQPTNPAIVTNGKIVGTESETNVRENSEDSAKLRELSKRLYAQLKESEKRHQEERDRMQAESDEFSRRLDEQSKHLQWVEGEAGERSQRVEELERLLGGMELEGAVLRGKMAASEAELLQLRAAKEGVQEKKQRTEELEKELAVLKEKIHHLDDMLKSQQRKVRHMIEQLQNSRTVIQERERVIRDLEEKVAFLEAENTEMRDQIEYFLEGQKPASTPTKECKPNPQIIYR, from the exons ATGCTGACAGACGAGGTGTCTCAGATACAGGAG GTTCGGTACTGTCTGAAGACCTTGAGGGAACAGATGGCCAccagacagaataataacaatgtacagtgccttcataag TTTCCAGCTAATGGTTACAGAGTCAGTGTCACCCAGCCTACCAACCCAGCAATTGTCACCAATGGTAAAATTGTTGGGACTGAGTCAGAAACAAAT GTCAGGGAGAATTCAGAGGACAGTGCAAAGTTAAGGGAGCTGAGCAAGCGCCTGTATGCCCAGCTGAAGGAGTCAGAGAAGAGAcaccaggaggagagagacagaatgcaG GCTGAAAGCGATGAGTTCAGCCGGCGCCTGGACGAGCAGTCGAAGCACCTGCAGTGGGTGGAGGGGGAGGCGGGGGAGCGAAGTCAGAGGGTGGAGGAGTTGGAGAGGCTGCTGGGGGGCATGGAGCTGGAGGGTGCTGTCCTGAGGGGCAAAATGGCCGCCAGCGAGGCTGAACTGCTGCAGCTGAGAGCAGCCAAGGAGGGGGTGCAGGAGAAAAAGCAGAG AACTGAGGAGTTGGAGAAGGAGCTGGCTGTCCTGAAGGAGAAGATCCATCACCTGGACGACATGCTGAAGAGCCAGCAGAGGAAGGTCCGCCACATGATCGAacag CTGCAGAACTCACGGACAGtaatccaggagagagagagagtgatcaggGATCTAGAGGAGAAGGTGGCTTTTCTGGAAGCTGAG aaCACAGAGATGCGTGACCAGATAGAGTACTTCCTGGAGGGTCAGAAGCCTGCTTCTACGCCCACCAAAGAATGCAAACCCAATCCCCAGATTATCTACAGGTGA
- the LOC121585538 gene encoding tuftelin isoform X2 has translation MLTDEVSQIQEVRYCLKTLREQMATRQNNNNVQCLHKVRENSEDSAKLRELSKRLYAQLKESEKRHQEERDRMQAESDEFSRRLDEQSKHLQWVEGEAGERSQRVEELERLLGGMELEGAVLRGKMAASEAELLQLRAAKEGVQEKKQRTEELEKELAVLKEKIHHLDDMLKSQQRKVRHMIEQLQNSRTVIQERERVIRDLEEKVAFLEAENTEMRDQIEYFLEGQKPASTPTKECKPNPQIIYR, from the exons ATGCTGACAGACGAGGTGTCTCAGATACAGGAG GTTCGGTACTGTCTGAAGACCTTGAGGGAACAGATGGCCAccagacagaataataacaatgtacagtgccttcataag GTCAGGGAGAATTCAGAGGACAGTGCAAAGTTAAGGGAGCTGAGCAAGCGCCTGTATGCCCAGCTGAAGGAGTCAGAGAAGAGAcaccaggaggagagagacagaatgcaG GCTGAAAGCGATGAGTTCAGCCGGCGCCTGGACGAGCAGTCGAAGCACCTGCAGTGGGTGGAGGGGGAGGCGGGGGAGCGAAGTCAGAGGGTGGAGGAGTTGGAGAGGCTGCTGGGGGGCATGGAGCTGGAGGGTGCTGTCCTGAGGGGCAAAATGGCCGCCAGCGAGGCTGAACTGCTGCAGCTGAGAGCAGCCAAGGAGGGGGTGCAGGAGAAAAAGCAGAG AACTGAGGAGTTGGAGAAGGAGCTGGCTGTCCTGAAGGAGAAGATCCATCACCTGGACGACATGCTGAAGAGCCAGCAGAGGAAGGTCCGCCACATGATCGAacag CTGCAGAACTCACGGACAGtaatccaggagagagagagagtgatcaggGATCTAGAGGAGAAGGTGGCTTTTCTGGAAGCTGAG aaCACAGAGATGCGTGACCAGATAGAGTACTTCCTGGAGGGTCAGAAGCCTGCTTCTACGCCCACCAAAGAATGCAAACCCAATCCCCAGATTATCTACAGGTGA